In Oscillospiraceae bacterium, the genomic window GGGTTCGGATTTTTCGTTTTCTTCGGGTACAACAATGAAGGCTCCCGTGGACGGCGCAAAACTCCGATGCCTTGTCATAGACCGTAAGCCAATCACAAGATTTGGAGGGTATGATTATGAAGTACGATGAAAGAGCCTGCAAATTCAACATGGACACCGGGTGCGTGGAGTTGCTGTTCCAGGATGGGAGAAAAATCTCTATCGACTGCACCGGGGTTGAGGATGCTCTGGATGTGACTGTGGCACAAAGAGCAGAGTTGGACTATCTCGTCTATAATGACCCGCTGGGCTATGCGGATTTGATTCTGAACGGTGACCCGGAGGAATATTTGAAAAATGCAGCCGGGAGCCATGGGCTAGAAGATTGAGGGCAAAAAAATAAGAGGTGTGCCCAACTGGACACACCTCGGCAAGATACATCTATATAAGGCAGGGCGTTCCCTTTACTGGGAGCGTCCTGCTGTTTTTATGCGGCAACAGGTAAGGCTTGTAGTGCTTCCTGCTCTTTCAGCCATTCCTCATATTCACGCTGGCCTTCCTCACTGTTGAAAAACTCAACCATGGAGGGATAAAAGCAACGCGCAAGGGTCTTGATTGCTTCATCCGGGTAGCCGGATTTGTTCGACTTCTTCTTTTTGTTCAAATGGTATCCTCCGAAAATCAAAGTTCCATATCCTGCCCACGCTTGCGGTTTCGCTGCGGCACATTCATGGTGCGCTCCTGCTTGGGGGCAAGAATCTTTTCCAGAAAGCCACGTACCAGTTCGGGCGCACGGTGGAGAGCATCCAGATAGGGTTTCACGTCGTACCACAGGTCGTGGTACTTGTTGCTCCAACGAACGGCCTCTTTCTTGGCGGTGGAAAGTTCTTCTTTCAGGCGGCGGTTCTCCACATCCATCATATAGCCGTGGTCGGCTTGCTTTTTCAGCTTGGAAAACTCTTCTTCGGTCAGCGAATAGTTGCCGAGAAAGGTGCGCTTACCAATATAATCCAGATCGCGCGCATGAATGAGGGCTTCTTTTGTGAGCGTGACCTTTTTCTGCACAGCGGCAAGTTCCTTTTCGGTCTTGGAGAGGGTTTTGTTGGTTTGGGTGAGGTGCTGCTCTTTCTGGTCAATCTGGGCGGTCAGAGTGTCCAGTCGCTCCTGCTCCCGTTGAACTTTGAACTGGGTGACGGTCAGGTGTTCTTCGGTGCTGCCGCGCTCGCCGCGCTCTACATCGGTGTACCCGGCAGCGCGCATAAAATTGAAGAAGTTGTCCTGCAAGACGCTGTACGACTTCTTCAGGATAGGCTTGCCGTTCTTTTGCAAAACAGGCTTTCCCGATTCGTCCAGCAGAGGTTTGGATGCCCACTTCTTGCTCCGGCTGACCTGCATGACAGTCTCCTTGACGGTGCCGACCAGTGCCTTGTCCTTGCAGCGTTTCGACCAGAGGATTTGCTTTTCCACCACAGGCACATAGACCACATGAAGATGGTAGTGGTAGACCTCCCGACCTAATGCTTCGGTCATGGCGCGGTTGATCTCATCGGCGTGCATGACTGCCGAGAGGATATACTGCTCACCACCCACGATCTGAACGGCTGCTTTGTAGGCATCCTCATAGAACTGCTTGGCGAACTCGTAGCCACCGTGATTGTCAAAATAGGCCGAGTTGACATCAAAGACAAGCTCGCAATAATGGGTGGCATCCGGCTTCAGGCCGCGCGTTGAAATCGTACCAGCGGTTTCCAGTTGGGCGAACAGGTCAGTGTAGCTGGCGGTTGGCTTTTTGAAGTGGACGTTCCATGCAGCGCGCTGGGGGATAATATCGGGGTTCCGATAGCTGTCCTTTTCACGCTCATTGTGCTGCTGGGTGTTGCCAACGGCCTTATCCGAAACGGCGAGATTCCGGACGCTTGTGCGGTCAATACCATCATTTCTTGCCAAAGGGCATCCCTCCTTTCGGGGTTCAGAGGAAGGTGACGGGGAACGGAGATGCACTTCCCCGGAAGTGTAATAACCCACTATGACACTTTCATCCCTATGGGCTGCAAAGTGTAGTGGGCTCTTCGAGGACTCTCCGAGGGGGAACGTCTCCTGCGGGAGAATTACAATCAAGTTCGCACAATGCGAACTTGATTGCTCCGTACGCATCTGAAAAAATTGCGTACGGACTTCAAATAACCTGTACAGTCTGTACGGCGTGCGGAAATTTGAAATATAAACGATAGCACGTTTTAATTTACTTTAATTTTCCGTACAGGTGCGTACAAGTACAGACCGTACAGGTTGTACGAACTTCTTCTGTGAAAAAATGCACTTTTTACGGGCAGGGGGGACAAGCGGTTCGATGCCTACAAAACCCCGCACCCTGCGGCCACCGGGCAGGGCGGTGTTATGTGTTGCACCAGAGTATCCCCGTGTGGGAACTCTGGTGTTTTTTGCTTCCTGCCTGAATATACGGAAAATTTTGCAGGAAAGGCGAAAAAGCGGCAGAACTGCAACGGAAAAAGAAAAATGCCCTCACTGGTTGCAGGACTGCAACAGCAAGGGCGGAGCGGTAACCGTATATTGAACAAAACGGCAGAGCGTATTATAATGAGGAAAAAGATCAAAAAGGAGGGCCGACCACATGGCACGGGAATATCTGCCCGCACCATCCAACATCCGTCTTGCGGACTTGATGAAAGAGCATAACATCAGCCAACCAGAACTCGCCAAGGAGATCGGCTGCTCCAAGAGCACCATCAGCCGTTTTATTAGTGGTGCGAAAGGAACCCTGACCCATGAGCAGGTGCTAAAGATTGCAAGGCTGTTCAAAGTGTCCACGGATTTTCTGCTGGGAGAAACCAATATCCCCGACCGCAAGAATTACGACATTGCCGAACTGGGCTTGTCCGTAGAAGCCGCAAAGAACCTCTACACGGGGCGTGTCAATACAGAGGTGGTCAACCTGCTGTTGGAAAACGCTCGCTTCGCAGAGCTTACTTACCGCATAGCGCAGTATTTTGATGATACTTTTGCGTCTGGTATCGCAGCACAGAATGCCATGCTCACGACATTGAGCACCTTGCTGCGCACAAAGGTCAAGACCCCGGAAGCAGCCAAAGCCGCAAAGGACATCAGCCTTCGGAGAAAGCCGGTGTATCAAGGTGATCTTGATGACATTGAAATGTACTTCATGGCGGCGGTCAAGGAAATCAAAAAGGGTATCGGGAGCCATTACGCCGAACAGGAAGCCATGAGCAAGAAAGTGGCAGAGAAGATGTTCACCGAATTGACTAAAGGGCAGGATGTGCAGCACCCAACGATTACGGCAGAGCAGTTGACAGATGCAATGTTGGACAGCGTTTCGGGCATGGAAGGAGCTACGCCGGAAGCGCTGGAACAGCTGCGGAACGGTCTGCTGGGAATCTTGCAG contains:
- a CDS encoding DUF6061 family protein — its product is MKYDERACKFNMDTGCVELLFQDGRKISIDCTGVEDALDVTVAQRAELDYLVYNDPLGYADLILNGDPEEYLKNAAGSHGLED
- a CDS encoding plasmid recombination protein — encoded protein: MARNDGIDRTSVRNLAVSDKAVGNTQQHNEREKDSYRNPDIIPQRAAWNVHFKKPTASYTDLFAQLETAGTISTRGLKPDATHYCELVFDVNSAYFDNHGGYEFAKQFYEDAYKAAVQIVGGEQYILSAVMHADEINRAMTEALGREVYHYHLHVVYVPVVEKQILWSKRCKDKALVGTVKETVMQVSRSKKWASKPLLDESGKPVLQKNGKPILKKSYSVLQDNFFNFMRAAGYTDVERGERGSTEEHLTVTQFKVQREQERLDTLTAQIDQKEQHLTQTNKTLSKTEKELAAVQKKVTLTKEALIHARDLDYIGKRTFLGNYSLTEEEFSKLKKQADHGYMMDVENRRLKEELSTAKKEAVRWSNKYHDLWYDVKPYLDALHRAPELVRGFLEKILAPKQERTMNVPQRNRKRGQDMEL
- a CDS encoding helix-turn-helix domain-containing protein, whose product is MAREYLPAPSNIRLADLMKEHNISQPELAKEIGCSKSTISRFISGAKGTLTHEQVLKIARLFKVSTDFLLGETNIPDRKNYDIAELGLSVEAAKNLYTGRVNTEVVNLLLENARFAELTYRIAQYFDDTFASGIAAQNAMLTTLSTLLRTKVKTPEAAKAAKDISLRRKPVYQGDLDDIEMYFMAAVKEIKKGIGSHYAEQEAMSKKVAEKMFTELTKGQDVQHPTITAEQLTDAMLDSVSGMEGATPEALEQLRNGLLGILQSAAEQENAHEADE